The following are encoded in a window of Bacteroidota bacterium genomic DNA:
- a CDS encoding NADH-quinone oxidoreductase subunit J has translation MTFEQVVFFALAVVAAVSAVMVILQRNPVNSALYLILNFFCLGGLYLTLNAQFIAMVQVLVYAGAIMVLFLFVIMLLNLGDDKRLREHLGVRTYFGIGFSVALVLEFLAAFLYRTGPSALQQSPNAVEIGTVEYIGKVLFTKFLFPFEITSLLLLAAIVGAVILAKKKLTE, from the coding sequence ATGACATTTGAGCAAGTAGTTTTCTTTGCGCTGGCCGTCGTCGCAGCAGTTTCGGCGGTGATGGTCATCCTCCAGCGGAACCCGGTCAATAGCGCCCTCTACCTTATCCTCAATTTCTTTTGTCTCGGCGGCTTGTATCTGACGCTCAACGCGCAGTTCATTGCCATGGTCCAGGTGCTTGTCTACGCCGGCGCGATCATGGTCCTTTTTCTTTTCGTGATCATGCTCCTCAATCTTGGCGACGACAAACGACTGCGCGAACACCTGGGCGTGAGGACCTATTTCGGCATCGGTTTCAGTGTTGCCTTGGTGCTGGAGTTTCTTGCGGCCTTTCTCTACCGCACCGGCCCGTCTGCACTGCAGCAATCTCCGAATGCCGTCGAGATCGGAACGGTCGAGTACATCGGTAAAGTGTTGTTCACAAAATTTCTTTTTCCGTTTGAAATTACTTCGCTGTTATTGTTGGCGGCGATCGTAGGCGCCGTGATCCTCGCAAAAAAGAAACTTACAGAATGA
- the nuoK gene encoding NADH-quinone oxidoreductase subunit NuoK, producing the protein MIPIEYYLLLSAFMFCVGVLGVLIRRDAIIVFMSIELMLNSVNLSLIAFSSFLGDPTGQMLVFFVMTVAAAEAAVGLAIIIALFRNKQTVNIDEINILKW; encoded by the coding sequence ATGATCCCGATCGAGTATTACCTTCTTCTCTCCGCATTTATGTTTTGCGTCGGCGTGCTGGGCGTGCTGATCAGGCGCGATGCAATTATCGTCTTTATGTCGATCGAATTGATGCTCAATTCCGTCAACCTCTCGCTCATCGCTTTTTCGTCCTTCCTCGGCGACCCCACGGGTCAGATGCTAGTCTTTTTTGTGATGACGGTAGCGGCGGCGGAAGCGGCGGTCGGGCTGGCGATCATCATCGCCCTTTTCCGCAATAAGCAAACGGTCAATATCGACGAGATCAATATCCTTAAATGGTAG